TGAACCCATCCCCCACTTCACCTAATCGATTCGCATCAGCAATGCGACAGTTTTCAAAGATCATCTCAGCTGTTTCACTAGCACGCATGCCCAGTTTATTCTCTTTTTTACCCGCCGAAAAACCTGCAGTACCTCTTTCTACCACAAATGCAGTAGAATTACCACTGGTTCTGGGTTCTCCTGTTCTGCAGATAACAACAGCGATATCACCGCTTTTACCATGTGTGATCCAGCTTTTGGTACCATTCAATATCCAATCATTTCCGTCTTTTACAGCTACCGTCTTCATATTTCCAGCATCACTACCCGTATTCGGCTCTGTAAGTCCCCAAGCACCTATCCATTCAGCAGTAGCCAGCTTCGGTAGCCATTTCTTTTTTTGTTCCTCATTTCCAAAAGAAAGAATATGATTCGTACACAATGAATTGTGTGCAGCCAAACTCAATCCTACAGACCCACAAACTTTTGAGATCTCTTGAATGATGGCATTGTATTCAAAATAGCCTAATCCAGCGCCGCCATACTGCTCAGGTACCAATACCCCCATTAGGCCCAGTTTTCCCATTTCCTTGAAAACAGCTACCGGAAACTCCTGGCTTTCATCCCACTCCATTACATGCGGAAGAATATACTGCTGAGCAAAATCCCTAGCTGTTTGTGCTACCTGTTCTGTTAGTTCTGTAGGTTGAAAATGCATAATGATACTTTTTAAATAGACGAAGGTTGCCTAACTAAGCAATCGTTACTAAGGCAACCTTCTGAAAACAAACGACCGTTTGTTAGTTTTCAGTGCAAAAGAACTACTTTTTGATATTCCTTCCAAAAATGGTTTATAGGTTAACATTTTTTTATTCAATGAAGAATAGTGCATGGAATCGGCTCAACCAATCTTTCGTAAACCCGGGTACTTCCAATAACTGATCCATCTCAGCGAACCAACCTTGTTCCTGACGTCGACGTACAATTGCTTTTGCAACTTCGATGGAAATACCTGTTTTGGAAACGATCTGATAAGCGGACGCTCGATTCAACGGTAACTTTTTCAGACTCGACTGATGGATCTGCAAATAAGGCGCCAATTGTTTCAAAAGACTATCCTTTAATCCATAAACAGCACTCAATTCCTCCATATTACTAAAGCCATCTGATTGCTCTCTGCATTTGATGATTCTCTCGGCGAGCACCTCTCCGATACCGGGCAAAGATTTCCAAGCTTCCAGATCTGCTGTATTGATATCAATAGCCTGAATATTGCGCGTTGTTTGCTTGAAATCAGGCTCTTTGTAATTGGTTCTGACATAAGGAATCAAACGGTCAGCCATTAATTGTGGCATACCCCATATTTTCCGCAGGTCTTCTGGTTTGCGAAATTGTCCACCCTTATTTACATAATTGATGATCCGCTTAGCCACACCAACAGGCACTCCTAATCTTTGCCATTCTTCTATCGAAAGGTTATTGGGATCAAAAGGATACAAGGGAATCGTATTGGGATGTGTCTCTTCTGTATTATGTTCATCATCCAGCATAGCTTTCCATTTTTTTCCTTGTTTGGTCATTACAGATAAATCAGGTAATGGTTGGAGTGGGATCAAGTATGGGGTGAGCAATAACAACAAAACAATGACCACGAAAGCAAGGATACCCAAGCGTTCCTTCTTGCTGAACTGGTCGTAAGCGCGTGACTTCTTCTGCATACAATGGATTTGATTGTATGCCTTTTCTTTCTGTTATAATCTCAATTGCAATCCGTCATATGCCAGTTGCATATGAGAAGGTAATTCGCCATTGATTACTTCGTGTAAACCTAACTGATGACTAATATGTGTAAAATATACCTGAGGTATTTTTAATTCCTCCGCAAGTAATACTGCTTCACTCAATGTAAAATGTGAAAGATGATTTTCTTTTCGAAGTGCATTCAATACCAATATTTTTGAGCCGCGTATTTTTTCTTTCTCTGATTCTTCGATACGATTAGCATCCGTGATATAAGTAAAATCACCAAAACGAAAACCAAATACAGGCATCTTGTAATGCCAAACTTCTATCGGTAACACAGGTATATCGCCAACAAAAAAAGGTTGTTCATCAATAGTGATCAAATTCAACTCAGGCACACCAGGATATCGTGTATCAGAAAACGCATAATAATAATCTCTGCGCAATGCCTCCTCTGTCAAGGTATTGGCATAAATATCCATGGGCTTTTTCGTAAAGTAATTATAGGCGCGAATATCATCTAGTCCGGCCAAATGATCTTTGTGTGGATGTGTATATACTACAGCATCAAGTCTTCGGTTATTGATACGCAACATCTGATATCGAAAATCAGGTGTGGTGTCCACCACCAAAGAAGTTAGTGCAGATTGAATGAGTACACTACTTCTTAAACGATTGTCTTGTGGATTGGTAGAAGTACACACTTCACAGTCGCAGCCGATCATTGGTACACCACTACTGGTACCAGTCCCCAAAAATGTTATGGTAAGAGAAGGATTGTGCACAGATCAAATCTATGGAAATATGGGCAGATGCCGTCAGCGTATTTCCCGCAAAAAACTAAGCCTCAGTGGCTGATTTTTTCACCACTTCCTCATAGAGTTTTTGTGACTCTAAGGTCAGCTTATCAAAATCGATCTGGAGTTGTGGAATGATCTCCATTAATGTATTGATTCTTCCTTCGATATTCAGGAACTTATTCAAGACCACGATACGCTTGGCTTCTAACAGGCACCATCCACTTTGAAAAGTACCTCTTTCATAGCGCACCACATACTCGGATTCACCAAGTATGTCTTCCAATTTATCTAAAGTAGTTTGTGTGTATTTCATCCTATTAATCGGTCATTAAATCATGAAACAATAACTCAGCAAATGTAAGATTCGGGGCTTGTTTGCAGGGGCGCGGCGGGGATTAGTTATTCACATTTAGCTGCGAACCTTGGGCTAAGAGCTTCAAGCTACAAGCTGCAGGCTACATGGGCTTTTAGCTAATGAAGCAATCTCATTCAATTACTTGCAGCTTGAGGCTGATAGCTTGCAGCTACTTACTCACCATTTTAATAATCGGTACAATCATTTCTTCAAGACTGATACCCCCGTGCTGAAAGGTGTTTCGGTAATAGTTAACGTAATGGTTATAATTATTCGGATAACAAAGAAACCCATCTTCCTTGGCAAATATGTAAGAGGAGTTCACATTCGGTACGGG
Above is a genomic segment from Sediminibacterium sp. KACHI17 containing:
- a CDS encoding MBL fold metallo-hydrolase, producing the protein MHNPSLTITFLGTGTSSGVPMIGCDCEVCTSTNPQDNRLRSSVLIQSALTSLVVDTTPDFRYQMLRINNRRLDAVVYTHPHKDHLAGLDDIRAYNYFTKKPMDIYANTLTEEALRRDYYYAFSDTRYPGVPELNLITIDEQPFFVGDIPVLPIEVWHYKMPVFGFRFGDFTYITDANRIEESEKEKIRGSKILVLNALRKENHLSHFTLSEAVLLAEELKIPQVYFTHISHQLGLHEVINGELPSHMQLAYDGLQLRL
- a CDS encoding helix-hairpin-helix domain-containing protein, yielding MQKKSRAYDQFSKKERLGILAFVVIVLLLLLTPYLIPLQPLPDLSVMTKQGKKWKAMLDDEHNTEETHPNTIPLYPFDPNNLSIEEWQRLGVPVGVAKRIINYVNKGGQFRKPEDLRKIWGMPQLMADRLIPYVRTNYKEPDFKQTTRNIQAIDINTADLEAWKSLPGIGEVLAERIIKCREQSDGFSNMEELSAVYGLKDSLLKQLAPYLQIHQSSLKKLPLNRASAYQIVSKTGISIEVAKAIVRRRQEQGWFAEMDQLLEVPGFTKDWLSRFHALFFIE
- a CDS encoding acyl-CoA dehydrogenase family protein; the encoded protein is MHFQPTELTEQVAQTARDFAQQYILPHVMEWDESQEFPVAVFKEMGKLGLMGVLVPEQYGGAGLGYFEYNAIIQEISKVCGSVGLSLAAHNSLCTNHILSFGNEEQKKKWLPKLATAEWIGAWGLTEPNTGSDAGNMKTVAVKDGNDWILNGTKSWITHGKSGDIAVVICRTGEPRTSGNSTAFVVERGTAGFSAGKKENKLGMRASETAEMIFENCRIADANRLGEVGDGFRQAMKILDGGRISIAALSAGIAKGAYEAATKYSKERYQFDQPISNFQGISFKLADMATEIMASDLLIWQACDLKNRGQKVTKEGAMAKYYASEVAVKTATEAIQIFGGYGYTKDFPVEKYYRDAKLCTIGEGTSEIQKLVISREVLHG